In one Ictalurus punctatus breed USDA103 chromosome 19, Coco_2.0, whole genome shotgun sequence genomic region, the following are encoded:
- the stk38l gene encoding serine/threonine-protein kinase 38-like isoform X1 has protein sequence MTGGMAAPLPMSNHTRERVTVAKLTLENFYSTLLTQHEEREMRQKKLEKVMDEEGLPDEEKITRRSQHARKETEFLRLKRTRLGLGDFESLKVIGRGAFGEVRLVQKIDTGHIYAMKILRKADMLEKEQVAHIRAERDILVEADGAWVVKMFYSFQDKRNLYLIMEFLPGGDMMTLLMKKDTLSEEVTQFYIAETVLAIDSIHQLGFIHRDIKPDNLLLDLRGHVKLSDFGLCTGLKKAHRTEFYRNLTHNPPSDFSSLKSCMYGVVSASSTSTSICTYRDVEIYWSKGIEGRLETFQNMNSKRKAETWKKNRRQLSCLCAQAYSTVGTPDYIAPEVFMQTGYNKLCDWWSLGVIMYEMLIGYPPFCSETPQETYRKVMNWRETLIFPPEVPISEKAKDLVLRYCTDAENRIGALSVDEIKCHPFFEAVDWEHIRERPAAISIEIKSIDDTSNFDDFPESDILQPVTNLTEPDFKSKDWVFLNYTYKRFEGLTQRGTIPPTQSWAKHKTES, from the exons ATGACAGGAGGCATGGCAGCACCGCTCCCGATGAGTAaccacacgagagagagagtgactgtGGCCAAACTCACACTGGAGAACTTCTACAGCACCCTCCTCACACAGCATGAGGAAAGGGAGATGAG GCAGAAGAAACTGGAGAAGGTGATGGATGAGGAAGGCTTACCCGATGAAGAG AAGATCACGAGGCGCTCCCAGCATGCACGTAAGGAGACCGAGTTCCTGAGGTTAAAGCGAACTCGACTGGGGCTTGGTGACTTCGAGTCACTCAAAGTCATTGGAAGGGGAGCTTTTGGAGAG GTGCGTCTGGTGCAGAAAATTGACACCGGTCACATCTATGCTATGAAGATCCTGCGAAAAGCAGACATGCTAGAgaaggaacag GTAGCGCATATCAGGGCTGAGAGGGATATCCTTGTGGAGGCAGATGGAGCATGGGTAGTAAAAATGTTCTATAGTTTCCAGGACAAAAGGAACCTTTATCTCATCATGGAGTTTCTGCCAGGAG GAGACATGATGACCCTGCTTATGAAAAAAGACACTCTTTCAGAGGAGGTCACTCAGTTTTATATAGCCGAGACAGTCCTGGCTATTGACTCCATTCACCAACTGGGCTTCATTCACCGGGATATCAAACCAGACAACCTACTGCTTGACTTACGG GGCCACGTCAAGCTGTCGGACTTTGGCCTGTGCACAGGCTTGAAGAAGGCTCATCGCACCGAGTTTTATAGAAACCTTACACATAACCCTCCAAGTGACTTCT CTAGTCTGAAATCTTGCATGTATGGAGTGGTTTCAGCTTCATCCACCTCTACATCTATCTGCACGTACCGAGACGTGGAAATATACTGGTCTAAAGGAATAGAAGGCAGACTTGAAA CTTTTCAGAATATGAACTCAAAAAGGAAGGCCGAAACATGGAAGAAAAACAGACGACAGCtg TCCTGTTTATGTGCACAGGCATACTCAACCGTTGGCACCCCCGACTACATCGCCCCTGAGGTCTTTATGCAGACGGGATACAATAAGCTGTGTGACTGGTGGTCTTTGGGAGTCATCATGTATGAGATGTTAATAG GATACCCACCCTTCTGTTCTGAGACACCACAGGAAACATACAGGAAAGTCATGAACTGGCGAGAAACTCTGATCTTCCCCCCTGAGGTTCCTATTTCAGAGAAAGCTAAAGACCTGGTCCTCAG atATTGCACAGATGCAGAGAACAGGATTGGGGCACTGAGTGTGGATGAAATAAAGTGCCACCCTTTCTTTGAGGCAGTTGACTGGGAGCACATCAG agaaagaccTGCTGCTATTTCCATTGAGATCAAGAGCATTGATGACACCTCCAATTTTGATGATTTTCCCGAGTCAGACATTTTACAGCCAG TGACGAATCTAACGGAGCCGGACTTCAAGTCTAAGGACTGGGTTTTCCTCAACTACACCTACAAGCGCTTTGAAGGACTAACACAACGTGGAACCATCCCGCCTACACAAAGCTGGGCAAAGCATAAGACTGAAAGCTAA
- the stk38l gene encoding serine/threonine-protein kinase 38-like isoform X3 yields the protein MTGGMAAPLPMSNHTRERVTVAKLTLENFYSTLLTQHEEREMRQKKLEKVMDEEGLPDEEKITRRSQHARKETEFLRLKRTRLGLGDFESLKVIGRGAFGEVRLVQKIDTGHIYAMKILRKADMLEKEQVAHIRAERDILVEADGAWVVKMFYSFQDKRNLYLIMEFLPGGDMMTLLMKKDTLSEEVTQFYIAETVLAIDSIHQLGFIHRDIKPDNLLLDLRGHVKLSDFGLCTGLKKAHRTEFYRNLTHNPPSDFSFQNMNSKRKAETWKKNRRQLSCLCAQAYSTVGTPDYIAPEVFMQTGYNKLCDWWSLGVIMYEMLIGYPPFCSETPQETYRKVMNWRETLIFPPEVPISEKAKDLVLRYCTDAENRIGALSVDEIKCHPFFEAVDWEHIRERPAAISIEIKSIDDTSNFDDFPESDILQPVTNLTEPDFKSKDWVFLNYTYKRFEGLTQRGTIPPTQSWAKHKTES from the exons ATGACAGGAGGCATGGCAGCACCGCTCCCGATGAGTAaccacacgagagagagagtgactgtGGCCAAACTCACACTGGAGAACTTCTACAGCACCCTCCTCACACAGCATGAGGAAAGGGAGATGAG GCAGAAGAAACTGGAGAAGGTGATGGATGAGGAAGGCTTACCCGATGAAGAG AAGATCACGAGGCGCTCCCAGCATGCACGTAAGGAGACCGAGTTCCTGAGGTTAAAGCGAACTCGACTGGGGCTTGGTGACTTCGAGTCACTCAAAGTCATTGGAAGGGGAGCTTTTGGAGAG GTGCGTCTGGTGCAGAAAATTGACACCGGTCACATCTATGCTATGAAGATCCTGCGAAAAGCAGACATGCTAGAgaaggaacag GTAGCGCATATCAGGGCTGAGAGGGATATCCTTGTGGAGGCAGATGGAGCATGGGTAGTAAAAATGTTCTATAGTTTCCAGGACAAAAGGAACCTTTATCTCATCATGGAGTTTCTGCCAGGAG GAGACATGATGACCCTGCTTATGAAAAAAGACACTCTTTCAGAGGAGGTCACTCAGTTTTATATAGCCGAGACAGTCCTGGCTATTGACTCCATTCACCAACTGGGCTTCATTCACCGGGATATCAAACCAGACAACCTACTGCTTGACTTACGG GGCCACGTCAAGCTGTCGGACTTTGGCCTGTGCACAGGCTTGAAGAAGGCTCATCGCACCGAGTTTTATAGAAACCTTACACATAACCCTCCAAGTGACTTCT CTTTTCAGAATATGAACTCAAAAAGGAAGGCCGAAACATGGAAGAAAAACAGACGACAGCtg TCCTGTTTATGTGCACAGGCATACTCAACCGTTGGCACCCCCGACTACATCGCCCCTGAGGTCTTTATGCAGACGGGATACAATAAGCTGTGTGACTGGTGGTCTTTGGGAGTCATCATGTATGAGATGTTAATAG GATACCCACCCTTCTGTTCTGAGACACCACAGGAAACATACAGGAAAGTCATGAACTGGCGAGAAACTCTGATCTTCCCCCCTGAGGTTCCTATTTCAGAGAAAGCTAAAGACCTGGTCCTCAG atATTGCACAGATGCAGAGAACAGGATTGGGGCACTGAGTGTGGATGAAATAAAGTGCCACCCTTTCTTTGAGGCAGTTGACTGGGAGCACATCAG agaaagaccTGCTGCTATTTCCATTGAGATCAAGAGCATTGATGACACCTCCAATTTTGATGATTTTCCCGAGTCAGACATTTTACAGCCAG TGACGAATCTAACGGAGCCGGACTTCAAGTCTAAGGACTGGGTTTTCCTCAACTACACCTACAAGCGCTTTGAAGGACTAACACAACGTGGAACCATCCCGCCTACACAAAGCTGGGCAAAGCATAAGACTGAAAGCTAA
- the stk38l gene encoding serine/threonine-protein kinase 38-like isoform X2 codes for MTGGMAAPLPMSNHTRERVTVAKLTLENFYSTLLTQHEEREMRQKKLEKVMDEEGLPDEEKITRRSQHARKETEFLRLKRTRLGLGDFESLKVIGRGAFGEVRLVQKIDTGHIYAMKILRKADMLEKEQVAHIRAERDILVEADGAWVVKMFYSFQDKRNLYLIMEFLPGGDMMTLLMKKDTLSEEVTQFYIAETVLAIDSIHQLGFIHRDIKPDNLLLDLRGHVKLSDFGLCTGLKKAHRTEFYRNLTHNPPSDFSSLKSCMYGVVSASSTSTSICTYRDVEIYWSKGIEGRLETFQNMNSKRKAETWKKNRRQLAYSTVGTPDYIAPEVFMQTGYNKLCDWWSLGVIMYEMLIGYPPFCSETPQETYRKVMNWRETLIFPPEVPISEKAKDLVLRYCTDAENRIGALSVDEIKCHPFFEAVDWEHIRERPAAISIEIKSIDDTSNFDDFPESDILQPVTNLTEPDFKSKDWVFLNYTYKRFEGLTQRGTIPPTQSWAKHKTES; via the exons ATGACAGGAGGCATGGCAGCACCGCTCCCGATGAGTAaccacacgagagagagagtgactgtGGCCAAACTCACACTGGAGAACTTCTACAGCACCCTCCTCACACAGCATGAGGAAAGGGAGATGAG GCAGAAGAAACTGGAGAAGGTGATGGATGAGGAAGGCTTACCCGATGAAGAG AAGATCACGAGGCGCTCCCAGCATGCACGTAAGGAGACCGAGTTCCTGAGGTTAAAGCGAACTCGACTGGGGCTTGGTGACTTCGAGTCACTCAAAGTCATTGGAAGGGGAGCTTTTGGAGAG GTGCGTCTGGTGCAGAAAATTGACACCGGTCACATCTATGCTATGAAGATCCTGCGAAAAGCAGACATGCTAGAgaaggaacag GTAGCGCATATCAGGGCTGAGAGGGATATCCTTGTGGAGGCAGATGGAGCATGGGTAGTAAAAATGTTCTATAGTTTCCAGGACAAAAGGAACCTTTATCTCATCATGGAGTTTCTGCCAGGAG GAGACATGATGACCCTGCTTATGAAAAAAGACACTCTTTCAGAGGAGGTCACTCAGTTTTATATAGCCGAGACAGTCCTGGCTATTGACTCCATTCACCAACTGGGCTTCATTCACCGGGATATCAAACCAGACAACCTACTGCTTGACTTACGG GGCCACGTCAAGCTGTCGGACTTTGGCCTGTGCACAGGCTTGAAGAAGGCTCATCGCACCGAGTTTTATAGAAACCTTACACATAACCCTCCAAGTGACTTCT CTAGTCTGAAATCTTGCATGTATGGAGTGGTTTCAGCTTCATCCACCTCTACATCTATCTGCACGTACCGAGACGTGGAAATATACTGGTCTAAAGGAATAGAAGGCAGACTTGAAA CTTTTCAGAATATGAACTCAAAAAGGAAGGCCGAAACATGGAAGAAAAACAGACGACAGCtg GCATACTCAACCGTTGGCACCCCCGACTACATCGCCCCTGAGGTCTTTATGCAGACGGGATACAATAAGCTGTGTGACTGGTGGTCTTTGGGAGTCATCATGTATGAGATGTTAATAG GATACCCACCCTTCTGTTCTGAGACACCACAGGAAACATACAGGAAAGTCATGAACTGGCGAGAAACTCTGATCTTCCCCCCTGAGGTTCCTATTTCAGAGAAAGCTAAAGACCTGGTCCTCAG atATTGCACAGATGCAGAGAACAGGATTGGGGCACTGAGTGTGGATGAAATAAAGTGCCACCCTTTCTTTGAGGCAGTTGACTGGGAGCACATCAG agaaagaccTGCTGCTATTTCCATTGAGATCAAGAGCATTGATGACACCTCCAATTTTGATGATTTTCCCGAGTCAGACATTTTACAGCCAG TGACGAATCTAACGGAGCCGGACTTCAAGTCTAAGGACTGGGTTTTCCTCAACTACACCTACAAGCGCTTTGAAGGACTAACACAACGTGGAACCATCCCGCCTACACAAAGCTGGGCAAAGCATAAGACTGAAAGCTAA
- the stk38l gene encoding serine/threonine-protein kinase 38-like isoform X4: MTGGMAAPLPMSNHTRERVTVAKLTLENFYSTLLTQHEEREMRQKKLEKVMDEEGLPDEEKITRRSQHARKETEFLRLKRTRLGLGDFESLKVIGRGAFGEVRLVQKIDTGHIYAMKILRKADMLEKEQVAHIRAERDILVEADGAWVVKMFYSFQDKRNLYLIMEFLPGGDMMTLLMKKDTLSEEVTQFYIAETVLAIDSIHQLGFIHRDIKPDNLLLDLRGHVKLSDFGLCTGLKKAHRTEFYRNLTHNPPSDFSFQNMNSKRKAETWKKNRRQLAYSTVGTPDYIAPEVFMQTGYNKLCDWWSLGVIMYEMLIGYPPFCSETPQETYRKVMNWRETLIFPPEVPISEKAKDLVLRYCTDAENRIGALSVDEIKCHPFFEAVDWEHIRERPAAISIEIKSIDDTSNFDDFPESDILQPVTNLTEPDFKSKDWVFLNYTYKRFEGLTQRGTIPPTQSWAKHKTES, encoded by the exons ATGACAGGAGGCATGGCAGCACCGCTCCCGATGAGTAaccacacgagagagagagtgactgtGGCCAAACTCACACTGGAGAACTTCTACAGCACCCTCCTCACACAGCATGAGGAAAGGGAGATGAG GCAGAAGAAACTGGAGAAGGTGATGGATGAGGAAGGCTTACCCGATGAAGAG AAGATCACGAGGCGCTCCCAGCATGCACGTAAGGAGACCGAGTTCCTGAGGTTAAAGCGAACTCGACTGGGGCTTGGTGACTTCGAGTCACTCAAAGTCATTGGAAGGGGAGCTTTTGGAGAG GTGCGTCTGGTGCAGAAAATTGACACCGGTCACATCTATGCTATGAAGATCCTGCGAAAAGCAGACATGCTAGAgaaggaacag GTAGCGCATATCAGGGCTGAGAGGGATATCCTTGTGGAGGCAGATGGAGCATGGGTAGTAAAAATGTTCTATAGTTTCCAGGACAAAAGGAACCTTTATCTCATCATGGAGTTTCTGCCAGGAG GAGACATGATGACCCTGCTTATGAAAAAAGACACTCTTTCAGAGGAGGTCACTCAGTTTTATATAGCCGAGACAGTCCTGGCTATTGACTCCATTCACCAACTGGGCTTCATTCACCGGGATATCAAACCAGACAACCTACTGCTTGACTTACGG GGCCACGTCAAGCTGTCGGACTTTGGCCTGTGCACAGGCTTGAAGAAGGCTCATCGCACCGAGTTTTATAGAAACCTTACACATAACCCTCCAAGTGACTTCT CTTTTCAGAATATGAACTCAAAAAGGAAGGCCGAAACATGGAAGAAAAACAGACGACAGCtg GCATACTCAACCGTTGGCACCCCCGACTACATCGCCCCTGAGGTCTTTATGCAGACGGGATACAATAAGCTGTGTGACTGGTGGTCTTTGGGAGTCATCATGTATGAGATGTTAATAG GATACCCACCCTTCTGTTCTGAGACACCACAGGAAACATACAGGAAAGTCATGAACTGGCGAGAAACTCTGATCTTCCCCCCTGAGGTTCCTATTTCAGAGAAAGCTAAAGACCTGGTCCTCAG atATTGCACAGATGCAGAGAACAGGATTGGGGCACTGAGTGTGGATGAAATAAAGTGCCACCCTTTCTTTGAGGCAGTTGACTGGGAGCACATCAG agaaagaccTGCTGCTATTTCCATTGAGATCAAGAGCATTGATGACACCTCCAATTTTGATGATTTTCCCGAGTCAGACATTTTACAGCCAG TGACGAATCTAACGGAGCCGGACTTCAAGTCTAAGGACTGGGTTTTCCTCAACTACACCTACAAGCGCTTTGAAGGACTAACACAACGTGGAACCATCCCGCCTACACAAAGCTGGGCAAAGCATAAGACTGAAAGCTAA